DNA sequence from the Melospiza georgiana isolate bMelGeo1 chromosome 7, bMelGeo1.pri, whole genome shotgun sequence genome:
AACCTTCTAAACATCATGCAGGATCTTCCCTCCCCTCTCAGTGCCATAGAAGTGGACATGTAACTTTTCTTCAGGGACAAACAGAAAGACTTTTAGAGTCagataataaatatatatctgATTTTTCTTAGTTACACAACCACACTTTTGTCAACAGAGACAGGTGAATAGAATTCCTATGCTATTTGCATAGTGTAAATAGAAGACAATATGTACAAAGCAAAACTGACACTAGATCCCATCCACTGAAGAATGACATTTGTAGCTCACAAGTTGCAAAACAGTTAATAAATGCTGTCACCATTTAGTTTAGATTTTCAATATTTATGACTTCACAAtctcttaaaaaaattcaagagtTAACAGGAAGTTTTCCTCACATTTCTAATCATTAAAACCTGTCCCATTAGTAACTGTTTACAAACTTTGACTTCAGTATGTGGCGTGtcaaaagcagaagaaagatTGTTGATTACACAGCCTGTAAATAAATACTCCCTACAGCTGTGATGtagaaataaacaaacaaacaagaaaaaaaagacagaaaatgcttttagaCTGTAAATTTGTAAATTGCAGCCCATCATGTTGCAGCTTTTGAAGTCACAGCTTTATGTGTCACTTGATCCATAACACAGTTTTGAACTCACAGAATTATAGGAGAGATTGTGAAGAACTTCCTTGAAGATGTGAATTGTACTCCATAATCCAGTTGTTCCCAGTGTGTTAGTAGCCTAGCTTTGCCCTGATCAGGTGTTTCAAAAGGAGTTCCCTTTACTGCATGCAAAAACACATacattccctggggaaaatAAGAAGTGAACACAGAGGCACTtttagtaatatttttaaataattgttACATTGTTCaatgcattattaaaaaaaaaaaaaaaaaaaagtgagtgaGTGAATTCTCACCCAGAAGAGCTGCTAGCCTGTAATGACAAGTTAttgaagaggaaggaagagaCAAGAAGTGATTTGCCTGAGACTGTGCAGAGTCAGAATTAAAGCCCAAGTCTGTGTGGCATCCAGTCCACTCCCTTGCCTTCTACACTAGTAGGCAAAAGTTCCTTGCATTCACCATTCCTTGCATTCCTTGCAACAGAATTTTAACAAGCACTGCAACAAGTGTGGATTTGTATCACCACGTTCCTAGCACAGTCTTAACAGAGTGATGAGTAGTAGAGTGTGCATAAAGCAAAACTCTACCTACAAACACTGACAATATCACACCAACTCCTGAAAGCTTTCTCACCCCCTTATCAGCTTCAAATCCTTAGAATGTGACTAGGCATTCTGCTGAATGCCATCTGTCCACCtctttgctgcttctccttAAACATGCTGGACTTTCCTTGTGACTGCTCCTGTTTGATGGGAACAAGCAATGTATGGTTTGTTCTGAAACACCAGTTTGGGCCTCTTGGTTTCAAACAGGAGAGTACACCCTCTTCCAGTTTgaaaaaatacttgttttctATCAAAGAGAGCACACCAACTCCAGGGAAGAGTCTCTATGAGACAATATCAAAGATTTCCTTCTATGCACATTCAAAAATTTTCATAAGAAAGCTTTatatagacaaaaaaaaaaaaatcacatttcttcCAAACTCTTATAATGGAGGTGAAATCTCAGCAAATCACTTCATGTCTCCTTCCATCTTTTTTTGGAACAGCCTCCAGACCAGAGCCCTGTGAACCTAGGACAATTGATTtgcttaattaattttttgatTCATGACGTTTGCAGTGTCTATTTTAATAACCATAAAGACACTTTTAGGACAGATCCAACTGCTTACTCCACATTTTATTTCCCAGTGGTACTTGCAGAAAGAACCATCAAAACTGCTTTCAAGGTTAGTTAAGAGTTTTCCATTAGTGGaaatacaagatttttttttttttgtcaaaccATTTGAGGATTTGTTTCCAAGAGAAGTGCCATTTAACTTCTGAAATATCCAACAGTGCAATTTATACTCATCTTGTAGTGTTTCACTACAAAACTACTTGCCAGTGCATGCTCTCATCCCTGTTGTCATTACAGCTACTTGCAATGAGTTCAGTAAGGCATGTGGGAAATATTTAGTAATACTTGTCTCTGCCAACATCTTCTGAAGTCAGACATGTCTGATgctgtcaaagataacacaCAAAACGCTCTAATGACAGTTACAATTCCACCAGTAGTTTTAAACCTAtctacaaaaccaaaaagctcaaataaaaattaaaactttgcATTCAAGAGGGTATTACCCATCCTGAGTGAACTATCATTTTCCTCAATCAGGAAGGAGCTATCTTTTTGTCTTCTTTGCTGGTAATGTTAGGAAGCTGAGCTAGCAAACCTCAAGTATGACCTAAATTGCTGGGTTAGGGATCTCTTTCCTCTAAGCATGGCAGGACCAATACAGATAGCTGCACTACTTTTAGTGGCTACAGGAAAATGATAGCATcctggggagaggagcagaaagCAGCTCACAAAATCTTTTGCATACAAAAGTCATCATGCAAGCCACAACCCTCTGAGTAACAAATGGTTTCAGGGCTGGGGTCAAAGTAGTTTAGGTTTTCTCACTGCTTTCAAGAGAGATTACTCTAATGTCCTGTATGGTGACAACATTGCATGCTGAAGTCATTCTGAGTTATGCAGCCTGGCCAGAAAGCAAAACTAGAAGAAACAGAATAGAAGCATTTCTCTTAAAGAAAATAGTTAGGCTgctaaaattaaacattttggGATACTAACAGATGTATGTGGAAAATTAGTAGATAGTGTCCAAGTATTAAAAATGTGGTAGTTTATGGATTCAGCACAGCTGTCTAATAATATACAGAACACTGTGAAAGTTGGTTGGCATGATGATTTTATGTCTGCAACCTACCAGCCTAATTAAATGCCATTTGAAAGAATACATAACTACATAAAGAATATTTCATGTCTTTCATGCTCAAACTGAAAGTGGTTGTGTATCACCCCTCCTCCCCCAAACAGCCAATCCTTTGTGGATAGGCCAAGGAGAGGTGGTGTTCTGCACAGCAGGATTTCACTGTCCATACAGACTGGCTACTTTCCTCTTCCCTTGCTACTGAAAATAAGTATTTATGAACAACCACTACTCAAAGCCTGTTCCAAGAGAGGGTACTCACCAGGTTGTGAATGACATTAGTTAAAGTCCAGGCGACAGGGACACTAAAGAAGGGAATGCTGAGCAGGACAATGTGCAGCATGCCGACTCCCAGCGCGTATGTCAGCCACATTCCACGGCTGTTCATCACCCGAGTGTTGGGATTCACCTCGCTGTGGGCAACTCCTACGTTCATTTTTACCCTATAAAACAGATCTGTTTGAAGACTGAGACTACTGTTGCAGAGGAGGACTTAACATATGCAATTTTCAAATGTGGGAAAAAGCTGCTTTAAAGAAGCACGACTGGAGAGAGCACAGATGTACCTCAAGATCTTCAGGCTATGGTTTATAGAGAAATCAGTACAAAGGGACAGTTGGGAACTATTTGTTTAAAACAAgtccaaacaaataaaattcaCAAGCCTGCTACAGAAGGGACGTTTCAAAAAAATAGTAAGCTGTGATGTCAGAAGCTACAGTTCCAAAGCTGTAAGAAACCAAGCTAATAACTTTAATCCTCTGAATTTTCTCCATCCATGACAATATCCAGAGCTCTTTTCCACTTCCCACATCAGACaatcttcctcctctttcttgTTCATGTAATGGTTAGTGAAGAATTCTGCATATACCCACTGCCCAGCCACCTACTTCTAGAAAAAGTAATAAAGGAGTAATCTACGCCTCTTTTTCTGGAAGCAAAGTGCAgattccctcctctccccatctGTTAGTTTCCAGACAGACATTTTCATCTCCTAAATCCGGCCAAAATTAGAAAACAGGTTCAAAAGTTTTCTAAGCAGACACATGCAGAGATACACAGAATGATTTCATATGGTGATACATCCAGGAAACTGACAGAACTTCCCTACAATGTCACTCTCATCCTATTGCAGTAAAACTtgtaattataatttttaaaaacctccTAAACTATTGCTTACTTACAACTCACGTGATCTCTGGGACTATGGATATTCATTTATGGGAGCATGATGAAGTGGGGTTTTTAGCAATCATCTGAATCAGAATACAAAAGGACTGTTTAACCAGCAAAAGCAAGCTTGCTTTCGGTAGGAAGTTTGTTTCTGacacttatttattttatactcCATACCTTAGAGGTATGGGGTataaaatgaatataaaatacCCGAGTATTCTGCAATATGAACAGCAGTAGACTAAAAATAGCTACGCTGAAGCTGAACCCGAACCGGGGCACTGCCGACCTTACCCGGGACCTGTCGCCAAGCATTCCAAGCCGTGTACTCGCAGGGCACACATTACCTGGGATGGGCGACTCAAGGCTGTTCCTCTCTCTCCGGGATGCAGCACCCGCCGAGCCAGCACCTAGACAGACATCTTGCCGTGACCCGCCATCCCTTCCCTTTCCACACCACGAATCTAGCCCGATCCGAGGGGCAGCTCGCCGCACCGCCGCCTtccctctgccatccctgccctgccggccccgctccgccgccgccccggccccgccgctgccccAGGCCGGCCGTGCCCGTGGCCTTCTCCCCAGCCCCGGCGCGCAGGCGGCCCCGGCCGCCCGTCCCTCCGCCCCCCGCCGCGGCCCCACCTTTCCgcagccccgcggccgccgAGGAGCCGGAGCGGAGCGTCGGGCGCCGGCCGCAGGTAGAACCCGCGGTGCCCGTGGGCAGGGCCGGTGGGGAGGGGAGCggaggggccgggccgggccgtcCGTACCGCCCacgggcgcggggcgggcgcgcaGGTAGCGCAGCCGCGGGGCGGGAACGGGAGCGGGAACGGGAGGGAAGCGCCGCCGCCTCGCTGAggccgcgccggggccggggcgccGCTTCCCGTGGGCAGAGGCCGGGCAGGCCCCGGGAGCAGCTGGCACCCCACCTCTCGCAGCGAGAACCGGGAACTGCGGACAGCTCTGTGGTCTGGGGTAAACTGGAGGGCCCGTAGGGTTTATCTGCAGCTTTTCGCCCGCTTTTTTGGCTTGTAAAGCGAATAAATGCCTCAGTGCGCGCTGAGGGAGGGCCCCTGAGGAAGGCGGTGCTCggagggggggggggcggggtTCTTGGTGTGGCTTCAGACGTCTGTAGGGCCGGAACCGTGAAATTTAGGGAGATTTTACTCCTGGCTTAGCTGCGGATGGGTAGAACCGCAGTTGTTGGCATGTCGGACATGTCTGTAGAAGGATGCAAGGGTTAGATCAGTGATGGGGCTCCCACGCAGGAAATGCTGCGCcttcccacagagcagggctggaacgCCTGTGAAGAGTTACAGTAGTAAGGTGGCTTGAGCTGATACACGTGTCTCTTAGCTAAAAAGCATCATAGGTTGGGTGCCTTTCCAAAGGTAGGACATCCCAGAGGTCCCTTTGTGCCTCCCAAGAGATGTTCCCGAGGTGTGGCCAGCGTTGTGTCCCTCAGCTGGGGTCCAGGGCAGGAGACGCCACACGGCCGGGGGCTGATTCCTCTCCCGAGCTGCCCGCATCGGTCACACCTCATAGAAAATTTGTCTTTGAGGTCTCCAGCGTTTTTGGTTTTAGATCCTCCCGTGTCTTAGTCAGTGTCTTTTGATGGAGCGACATCCAGCTCCCATCTGATTTACTCCCATGAGTGAATCGTGAAGCACTTGACACCGCAGTCCTGTACAGTGCATGAATGCCTCAAAACCTGCCTCTCTGAACACGTGTATGTGATTTTAACATGTGTACATGATATTAACATCGGTTCTTCTTCAGCAGTGCACGTGTTCTCCTGATCCTCTTGTTTTCCGGTTGGTACAAAAACGATTCATCGGATCCCTTTACCGCATTTGAAAGGCAAACTCCCTTTGCAATgtaaataacaataataaagaGAAACCCCCTTTGTAGCTGTTCCTAGAAAAGTTTCCGTGCTGCTTGTACTTCACAACACTGTACTTCCTCCCcacatcccccccccccccccaaagcCAAGTAACCACATTTTTACTTTGTCTTTTATGTTTGAAGAGTAGCTGTCTTTAGAAGGATGTTGAGGCCGAGAAACGTCCTGTAATTGTTGTATCAGCTGCACACACCCTGCAGGGCAGTGATGCTCAGGGGTGTTGGCTGCAATCCCTCACCGGGACCTGGCTGTGTCAGGAGGAAATCTGAAATCTGTGTTTGTTCCATTCCTCCATGTGTGCTCATATCCCTGGGACAGGTGCTGAGTGTGCAGTCTGTGTTCTTCAGCAGATACTTTGGACTGAATCAGTGGGAAAGCCAGGACTGCCAGGattgtttgcctttcagtgtAAATAGCATTATATAACATAAaccagagaagagaagaaaccTGTCTGAACCATTCCCCTGCCTTTCTCATATGCATATAAAACTTTTGTGGCAATCTACAAGGATCAGCAAAATGGTTTCCCTGGGGCTTGGCTGTTTGTGTCAATGTAG
Encoded proteins:
- the ORMDL1 gene encoding ORM1-like protein 1, which translates into the protein MNVGVAHSEVNPNTRVMNSRGMWLTYALGVGMLHIVLLSIPFFSVPVAWTLTNVIHNLGMYVFLHAVKGTPFETPDQGKARLLTHWEQLDYGVQFTSSRKFFTISPIILYFLTSFYTKYDPTHFILNTASLLTVLIPKLPQLHGVRLFGINKY